In Acetonema longum DSM 6540, the genomic stretch CCTGAAATGGGTAGTTTTTTGTATCAATGCCTGGTTGACACAATTAATGAATCTGCTCAACACCACGGTTAATCGCTGTTTTGTTAATAGCCAGCAATTCCGGCTTTTTAGCAAACATTTTGGCGAAGGCTTTGACTACTGATTCAGTGTCAACAGCCTTGGTGGCAGCTACTAAGGCACCTAGAGCCACCATATTAGCCACTTTTGCATTGCCCAATTCATTGGCAATGTCGTTGGCCGGAACGCGAAAAATCTTAATATCCGTCCTTTGGGCTTGTTTATCGATCAGAGAGCTATTAATAATCAGAATGCCGCCAGGCCGCAGGGTTGACTCAAACTTATCCAGGGAAGGCAGGTTCATCGCCACCACAGCGGAAGATTCCGAAACAATGGGAGCACCGATGGGTTCGTCCGCTACGATGATTGAGCAGTTTGCGGTGCCGCCCCGCATTTCCGGACCGTAGGAGGGAATCCATGAAACATTTTTCTCTTCCAGCATGCCGGCATAGGTTAATAACTGTCCCATTACCATGATACCCTGGCCGCCGAAGCCGGCGATAATCATTTCGTGTGTCATTATTTAGAACCTCCTTCCGGCGACTTATAGACCCCCAGCGGATAATAAGGGATCATATTTTTTTCCAGCCAATCAGAAGCTTCCAGAGGGGTCATTCCCCAGTTGGTAGGACAGGTGGACAGTACTTCCACCATGGAAAAGCCCGCGCCGGACAATTGCAGTTCAAAAGCCTTTTTTATGGCAGCTTTGGCTTTGGCCATATTGACAGCGTTATTGATGGCCACGCGAGTGATGTATTTGGCACCGTCCAGGGTGGACAGCATTTCGCACATACGGATCGGCAGGCCGGCCTCGGCACTTTTCCGGCCATAGGGAGAGGTGTTGGTCACCTGATCAATCAGGGTAGTGGGCGCCATTTGTCCGCCGGTCATACCGTAGATGGCGTTGTTTACAAACACGGTGGTGATTTTTTCACCCCTGGCGGCAGCATGAACGATTTCAGCACAGCCAATAGCTGCCAAATCTCCGTCACCTTGATAGGTAAAGACCACTGCGTCCGGATGAACTCTCTTTACGCCGGTGGCTACTGCCGGTGCCCGACCATGAGCGGCTTCCAGCATATCGCAGTTAAAATACTCATAAGCCAGGACAGAACAACCTACCGGCGCTACGCCGATGGTTATTTCTCCCACGCCCAATTCATCGATGACTTCAGCAACTAAGCGATGAATAATGCCGTGATGGCAGCCCGGACAGTAGTGGAATGGCACATCAAGCAGAGCTTTAGGCCTGGCAAACAAAACTTCCGCCATTTTTATTTGCCTCCTTTTTTATAAGTAGTTACGATTTGATCATAAACAGCTTGCGGGCTGGGAATTATGCCGCCGGTACGGCCAAAGAAGTAAACGGGGCACTGTCCATTAGCCGCCAGCCGGACATCTTCTACCATTTGACCGGCGCTTAACTCAACCGTCAGCAGCATCTTAACCCGTGAAGCAATTCGCTGCAGCGCTTCTTCCGGGAAAGGCCAGAGGGAAATAGGTCGGAACAAGCCTACTTTCATGCCGTTTTTCCGCGCTTTCTCCATGGCGGAACGAACAATGCGCGAAGTGATGCCATAGGCTACCAGGACCAGTTCCGCATCTTCGGTCATCAACTGTTCATAGCGAATTTCATTTTTTTGGATCAAGGAATATTTTTCCTGCAAACGGATATTATGTTTTTCCAATGCATCCGGTTGCAAGTAAAGGGAATTAATGACATTGGGCTGGCTGCGCTTTTTCATTCCGGTTGCTGCCCAGGGCTTTTCCGGGGCTTTGCTTTGACTGGCCTTGAATTCGACCGGTTCCATCATTTGCCCCAACGCGCCGTCGCCGAGAATCAGCACCGGATTGCGATATTGATCAGCCAGGTCAAACGCCAGGACCGTAACATCTACCAGTTCCTGCACTGAGTTAGGAGCTAAAACGATGTTGCGATAATCACCATGACCACCGCCTTTGGTGGATTGGAAATAGTCGGCCTGGCCTGGCTGGATGCTGCCTAATCCCGGGCCTCCCCGCATGACGTTGACAATGACACAGGGAAGTTCCGCGCCGGCAGCATAGGAAATACCCTCCTGCTTCAAACTGAATCCGGGACTGGAAGAGGAAGTCATCACTCTGGCCCCGGCGCCTGCCGCTCCGTAAACCATGTTAATCGCAGCCACTTCACTTTCGGCTTGCAAAAAAACTCCGTTCACCAGCGGCATGCGCTTCGCCATATATTCAGTCAATTCGGTTTGCGGCGTAATAGGATAGCCGAAGTAATGCCGGCAGCCGGCGACAATAGCCGCCTCCCCTATGGCTTCATTTCCCTTCATCAATACTTTTTCAGCCATATAAATCACTCCTCCCTACTTATGAATTTCGATCACCAAATCAGGACAGGTTCGGGCGCAAAGCATGCAACCGATACACTGAGACTCATCTGAGCAGGATGAACAGCGATAGCCTTTGCTGTTGAAACGATTGGACATTACGATAATTTTTTTGGGACACACTCTGGTACACAGCTCACATCCTTTACATCTTTCATCTGTAAATACAGGTTTTGGCATTTTGGGTTCCTCCTTCTTTTAGTCAACTGCCGGATATCCTTGACCTTCGGAAATGGAGCGGGCCTTCTCCCGCAGGATTTGCAGGATGGATTTGCGTTTTTGCTCATTCATGGTGGAACTGGCGCTGGAGACCGAAAGGGCGGCTGTAACCTCTCCGCCCGCGTTATATACCGGAACGGCGATACAGGTAATTCCTTCAATGGTTTCATTACAGCCCATGGCAAACCCCTGGCAGCGTACTTTGGTTAATTCCTGCTCTAACACATGCCGGTCAGTTATGGTATAAGCTGTATATTGGGCAATTCCCCGTTCCAACACTCTTGCTTGAACAGACTCGTCCGCATTAGCCAACAGCAGCTTCCCCATTGCCGTACTGTGCAGGGTGATCGAGAAATCAAACTTAGGTATGATGAAAAAAGGCCGCTGCGGTTCTACCTTTTCAATGATGATCAGTTCTTCTCTGGACAGGATGGCCAGCATAGCGATTTCCTGGGTTTGCTGCGCTAACTCAATCATCAGAGGACGCGCAATCATCTTAATATCAATCCGTTCGGAGCACAGGGTTCCCAAGTGCATCAAACGCAACCCCAGCATATAGCGTCCCGCTTCATTCTGTTGTACAAAGCCTTTTGCCAATAAGGTTTGCAATAAACTATGGACAGTACTTTTCTGAACGTTCAGCAATTTGCCGAGTTCAGTCACTCCCATAGCCTGAGGATTCCTTCCCAGGATAAGCAGAAGCTCCAGTGCTCTGTCTACAGAAGCTACAATATAAGGATAAGGTGATCCAGGTTTTATCAAAGACGCACCTCCGTTTCCATAGACAGAACAGTGTTCTGAATATATACTATTCTATTCAACAGCCTCCAATAAAATCCTCTTTCAAAGAGAATGAGTACAAAATAACATATCAATAAAAACATGGCATGATAATCTACAGAATTATCATGCCATATACGACTCCTTATATGTTACAGTAAAAGGCCTACTTTATGACTTCGACTATTTCACCGTTTTTCAGCATTGCTGCATTACCTTCGTCGGTGTCAATATGGAGTTCCAGGGAATAGGCCGGGTTGACCCGCACCAGAACCTGATCGAAAATGACAGCCCGTGGACCGCCGGTTTTTACTTTTACAATATCCTTATCCTTCACACCAAATTTTGCGGCGTCATCAGGTGTCATATGGATATGGCGGCCGGCGATAATGACTCCTTCAGTGATCGTAACCTGACCTTTGGGCCCGCTAATGGTCAGGCCCGGCGACCCTTTCAGATCGCCTGAGTCTCTGACCGGCGGGTTGATTCCCAGTTTAATGGAATCCGTCAGAGCAAGCTCAATCTGGGTTTGCTTACGCTCCGGTCCCAGAATCCGGACGTTTTTAAAGGTGCCCTTTTCCGTGACGAGATCAACCAATTCCTTGGCAGCATATTGTCCTGGCTGTGACAAGTCTTTCATCGGCTGGAGCTGGTAACCCTGTCCGTACAGCACATCCAGATGTTCCCTCGAAACATGAACGTGTCTGCCGGAAACTCCTACAGATACTTTATTCGTTGTCATATTATTTGTCTCCTTTCAGATATGAACTCACACCTAGTCCTGCTATTCCAGGATTTCGGAGAAGTATACTACTGTTACTTTATCGCTGGATGCAAGAGTCTTTTCGTACATGGATTCCAAAAAAGCCATGACATCGTCGACTTTGGAAATGTCGGGGTTTTCTCCCTGCAGGTCTTCTAGGGTTAATTGAGAGATGGGCTTAAACAGGATCCGGTCAATTACTGCGGTGTAAATTTTGCGTCGTGGCCCAAATCTGGGACCAACCGTAATCCAGACAATATCTCCTTCACCATATTTATCGGTTTTGTCTCCCAAGCGGATTGTGCACTTCTTGCGGCGACATACCAATTGACTGTGATATTCAGCAGAATAGAAATTCAAAGCCCGCATGGCATTATCCCCTTCCAAGCTTCATAGTACAGCCTTATCCATGATTTCGGGCTTTCTTGCCTTGCACATAGTCGTGAATGGCAGCAGCCGCCTTCTTGCCTGCCCCCATAGCCAGGATGACGGTAGCGGCGCCGGTTACAATGTCGCCGCCGGCGAAGACACCTTCTTTGGAGGTGAAGCCTGCTTCATCGGCTGTGATATTGCCATGTTTATTGACCGCCAGACCGGGGGTGGTCTGCTGCACCAAGGGATTGGGACCTTGACCGATGGCCATAATTACGGTGTCTACTGGCAGTTCGAAATTGGACCCTTCAAGGGGGAGGGGACGCCGCCGGCCGGATTGGTCCGGTTCGCCCAGCTGCATTCTGATACATTCCAGGCTGGTGACCCAATTTTTGTCGTTGCCGTTGATTTTAACCGGGGCTGTCAACAGGTGAAACTGAATGCCTTCTTCTTTGGCATGTTCCAGTTCTTCTGACCGGGCGGGAATTTCATCTTCCGACCGCCGATACACGATATAGACATTTTCCGCTCCCAGCCTGAGAGAGGTGCGGGCTGCGTCCATGGCTACATTGCCGGCGCCGACAACTGCCACGTTTTTACCGACATGAACCGGCGTGGCTGTGGCAGGGAATTGGTAGGCCTTCATTAAGTTGACCCGGGTTAAGAATTCATTAGCGGAATAGACTCCATTCAGGTTTTCGCCGGGAATATCCATGAAATGGGGCAATCCTGCTCCGGTGCCGATAAATACGGCGTCAAAACCTTGCTCTGAAATCAGTTCGTCAATGGTGAAGGTTTTACCGGCGATGGCATTAACTTCTATAGTGACTCCCTTTTGTTTCAGGGAGTCGATTTCTTTGCGGACGATGTCTTTGGGGAGACGAAACTCGGGAATGCCGTAGATTAAGACGCCGCCGGGCGCATGGAGGGCTTCATATACGGTTACTTGGTATCCCAGGCCGGCCAGATCACCGGCAGCGGTTAATCCGGCAGGTCCGGCACCAATGACGGCTACTTTGCCCAGGGATTCTTTGAGGGCAGGATGGGCTCCATTGTCATGGGTTTGGCCATGATCCGCGGCAAAGCGTTCCAGCCGGCCAATGGCTACAGATTGTCCTCTTTTCGCCAGTACACAATGCTTTTCGCACTGATTTTCCTGAGGACAGACCCGGCCGCATACAGCCGGCAGATTGTTTTTGTGCTTGATTTCCTGAATGGCGGCGTCCATTTGACCGTCTTTGATATGTTTGATAAAGGCAGGTATGTTGACTTCCACCGGGCAGCCCTGCCGGCAGGGGGATGTTTTGCATTGCAGACAGCGGCTGGCTTCGGCCTGGGCCGTGTCGGCGGTATAGCCTAAAGCGACTTCGCTGAAGTTGGAGCGTCTTTTTTCTGCCGATTGTTCCGGCATTTTATGTCTTAGTGATGGCATGAGCAACTCCCCGCTTCCCGTTCGATCCGCTCTGCTTCATGGTACATACGCTGCCGGGCCATTAATCCGACGAAGTCGACTTCATGTCCGTCAAATTCCGGGCCGTCCACACAGGCGAATTTATTTTTATTGGCAACACTGACCCGGCAGCCACCGCACATTCCGGTGCCGTCGACCATGATGGGGTTTAAGCTGACCAGGGTTTTAATGCTATGGGGGCGGGTTACTTCCGCCACGCTTTTCATCATAATGACCGGGCCGATGGCCATGACCAGACGGATGTCTTCTCCGGCTGCGATCAGTTCTTTCAGAGGGTCAATAACCAGGCCTTTTCGCCCTTTGGAGCCGTCGTCGGTGGTAATATGCAGACTCTCGCTGACTTGGCGCATTTCGTCTTCCATGATTAACAGTTCGGCATTGCGGGCGCCGATAATAGAGATGACCTTATTGCCGGCCTCATGGTAGGCCCGGGCGATTGGATAGACAGGAGCTACGCCGATACCACCGCCAATACAGACGACGGTACCGAATTTTTCAATGTGGGTGGCTTGTCCCAGGGGACCAGCTACGTCCAGAATGGAGTCGCCGGCGCCTAATCGTCCCAGATGGCGGGTGGAGCAGCCGACTTCCTGGAAAATAAGGGTGATGGTGCCTTTTTGCCGATTAAAATCGGCAATGGTCAAGGGAATCCGTTCTCCGGCTTCGTCCATGCGTAAAATGATAAATTGGCCGGGCTGGCATTTTTTCGCGATGGCCGGCGCCTGTACCACAAAAAGTTTTACACTGGGCGACAATTCTCGTTTTTCTAGTATAGGGTACAATTTTCATCCCTCCCAATCATCCAAACTAACGGTCACGCACCAGCCGCATGCCCCGTTGCTGCACTTCAAATAAGAGTTTTTCTTCGTCAATGGTCACCAGCTTTTGGTTATCAACTACAATATGACCGTTGACAATAACGGTATGAACATCCTGAGCGCTGGCGGAGTATGTTAATAAAGAGATTCTATCATGACGCGGGCACCAGCGTAGGTTATGCATATTCCAAATCACAAGATCGGCTTTAAACCCTTTCTGGATACTGCCTATGGCATCTTCCAGGCCAACTGCTTGCGCTCCCATTGCTGTGGCCATGTCCACTGCTGTTTTAGCCGGGACAAGCAGTGGATTCAGTTCGTGTACTTTGTGCAATAAGGCAGCTAGTCTCAGCTCTTCCAGCATATCCAAATTATTATTGCTGGAAGCCCCGTCCGTTCCCAACCCTACTGGCAGTCCTGCAGCCAGCATGGCCGGAACCGGCGCCACGCCGCTGGCCAGTTTCATATTACTGCCCGGATTGTGGGCTACGCGTACCTTATGACGCTGCATGATTGCGATATCCTCGGCGGAAACATGCACGCAGTGGGCGGCCAGCACGCCATGCCCCAAGAGGCCCAGTTCTTCCATCAGGGCAATCGGTGACTTACCGTATGCTTTCAGACAGTCCAGAACTTCACCCTCTGTTTCTGATAAATGAATATGAATCTGCGCTCCTAATTTTTCCGCCAAGCTAATCACCTTTTTCAGATAATCCGGCGGACAGGTATAGGGGGCATGGGGCCCCAACATGACTGTGATCCGGCCGTCGGCAAAACCATGAAAGGTGCGGAAAAATTCTTCACTTTCGGTCAGCGCCTGCTGGGCGGTAGGAGTGACTCCTGACATTCCCCGGGATAAAACAGCCCTGATGCCGCTTTGGTCAACGGCTTTAGCCACTTCGTCCATGAAAAAATACATATCGGCAAAGGTCGTTGTGCCTGATTTCAGCATTTCGGCAATGGCCAGCATGGTCCCCCAATATACGTCCTGAGCGACGAGTTTGGCCTCAGCCGGCCAAATTTTTTTCTGCAGCCAATCCATTAAGGCCATATCGTCGGCATAGCTGCGAAACAGGGTCATGGCCGCATGGGTATGGGTATTAACCAAACCGGGAGCAATCAGTTTGTCACTGCAGTGAATCGTCTTTTCAGGCTGCCAGGTTTGCGGAATATCGTCAACATAGGCAATAACATTATTCTCTATCGCCACATCGGCTTGTTTCACCTGACCGTTTGGCAGCAGGACCTCCCCGCCTTTTAATAATAGCTTTGTCAAATCATTCTCCTCCTTTCCGGGAATCTATTTACGCATGAGACAGATAATGTTTTTGCTCCGGGGTCAGCTGGTCAGTGCGAATTCCCATGGCTTCCAGCTTCAGCGCTGCGATTTTCTGGTCAATCTCATAGGGTACACGATAGACCTGACCAGACATTTCGCGATGGTTCGCCAGAATGTGCAGAACGGATAAAGCCTGGACGGCAAATGACAAATCCATGATTTCAGTGGGGTGTCCGTCGCCGGCTGCCAGATTCACCAGACGCCCTTCCGCCAATAAATATAGTTTCCTGTCCGCCAGAGCGAATTCCTCGATATTCTTACGCACCACGCGTCGGGAGTGAGCCAGTTTATTTAAATCGTTTTTATTGATTTCCACATCAAAATGTCCGGCATTGGCCAAAATAGCGCCGGATTTCATCACCTTAAAATGTTCTTCACGGATAACATCCTTGCAACCGGTCACAGTGATAAAAATATCACCTCGTTTGGCGGCATCGCCCATATCGGTCACCCCGAAACCGTCAAAGGCAGCTTCAATCGCTTTAATCGGGTCTACTTCGGTAATCAGCACGTTGGCCCCCAGGCCCTTGGCCCGCATGGCCACTCCCTTGCCGCACCAGCCGTAGCCGGCAATCACAACAGTCTTGCCGGTCACAGTCAGATTCGTGGTCCGCATAATGCCGTCCCAGGTGGACTGGCCGGTGCCATAACGATTATCGAACAGATATTTGCAGTATGCGTCATTGACAGCCATCATCGGGAATTTTAATTTGCCTTCACCGGCTAAGGCACGCAGGCGCATGACCCCAGTGGTGGTTTCCTCGCAGCCTCCCAGAATATTGGCAGCTAATTCGGACCGTTCGCCGTGCAATAAGGAAACCAGATCTCC encodes the following:
- a CDS encoding thiamine pyrophosphate-dependent enzyme gives rise to the protein MAEVLFARPKALLDVPFHYCPGCHHGIIHRLVAEVIDELGVGEITIGVAPVGCSVLAYEYFNCDMLEAAHGRAPAVATGVKRVHPDAVVFTYQGDGDLAAIGCAEIVHAAARGEKITTVFVNNAIYGMTGGQMAPTTLIDQVTNTSPYGRKSAEAGLPIRMCEMLSTLDGAKYITRVAINNAVNMAKAKAAIKKAFELQLSGAGFSMVEVLSTCPTNWGMTPLEASDWLEKNMIPYYPLGVYKSPEGGSK
- a CDS encoding 2-oxoacid:acceptor oxidoreductase family protein yields the protein MTHEMIIAGFGGQGIMVMGQLLTYAGMLEEKNVSWIPSYGPEMRGGTANCSIIVADEPIGAPIVSESSAVVAMNLPSLDKFESTLRPGGILIINSSLIDKQAQRTDIKIFRVPANDIANELGNAKVANMVALGALVAATKAVDTESVVKAFAKMFAKKPELLAINKTAINRGVEQIH
- a CDS encoding ASCH domain-containing protein produces the protein MRALNFYSAEYHSQLVCRRKKCTIRLGDKTDKYGEGDIVWITVGPRFGPRRKIYTAVIDRILFKPISQLTLEDLQGENPDISKVDDVMAFLESMYEKTLASSDKVTVVYFSEILE
- a CDS encoding IclR family transcriptional regulator; its protein translation is MIKPGSPYPYIVASVDRALELLLILGRNPQAMGVTELGKLLNVQKSTVHSLLQTLLAKGFVQQNEAGRYMLGLRLMHLGTLCSERIDIKMIARPLMIELAQQTQEIAMLAILSREELIIIEKVEPQRPFFIIPKFDFSITLHSTAMGKLLLANADESVQARVLERGIAQYTAYTITDRHVLEQELTKVRCQGFAMGCNETIEGITCIAVPVYNAGGEVTAALSVSSASSTMNEQKRKSILQILREKARSISEGQGYPAVD
- the gltA gene encoding NADPH-dependent glutamate synthase; amino-acid sequence: MPSLRHKMPEQSAEKRRSNFSEVALGYTADTAQAEASRCLQCKTSPCRQGCPVEVNIPAFIKHIKDGQMDAAIQEIKHKNNLPAVCGRVCPQENQCEKHCVLAKRGQSVAIGRLERFAADHGQTHDNGAHPALKESLGKVAVIGAGPAGLTAAGDLAGLGYQVTVYEALHAPGGVLIYGIPEFRLPKDIVRKEIDSLKQKGVTIEVNAIAGKTFTIDELISEQGFDAVFIGTGAGLPHFMDIPGENLNGVYSANEFLTRVNLMKAYQFPATATPVHVGKNVAVVGAGNVAMDAARTSLRLGAENVYIVYRRSEDEIPARSEELEHAKEEGIQFHLLTAPVKINGNDKNWVTSLECIRMQLGEPDQSGRRRPLPLEGSNFELPVDTVIMAIGQGPNPLVQQTTPGLAVNKHGNITADEAGFTSKEGVFAGGDIVTGAATVILAMGAGKKAAAAIHDYVQGKKARNHG
- a CDS encoding 4Fe-4S dicluster domain-containing protein; translation: MPKPVFTDERCKGCELCTRVCPKKIIVMSNRFNSKGYRCSSCSDESQCIGCMLCARTCPDLVIEIHK
- a CDS encoding amidohydrolase; protein product: MTKLLLKGGEVLLPNGQVKQADVAIENNVIAYVDDIPQTWQPEKTIHCSDKLIAPGLVNTHTHAAMTLFRSYADDMALMDWLQKKIWPAEAKLVAQDVYWGTMLAIAEMLKSGTTTFADMYFFMDEVAKAVDQSGIRAVLSRGMSGVTPTAQQALTESEEFFRTFHGFADGRITVMLGPHAPYTCPPDYLKKVISLAEKLGAQIHIHLSETEGEVLDCLKAYGKSPIALMEELGLLGHGVLAAHCVHVSAEDIAIMQRHKVRVAHNPGSNMKLASGVAPVPAMLAAGLPVGLGTDGASSNNNLDMLEELRLAALLHKVHELNPLLVPAKTAVDMATAMGAQAVGLEDAIGSIQKGFKADLVIWNMHNLRWCPRHDRISLLTYSASAQDVHTVIVNGHIVVDNQKLVTIDEEKLLFEVQQRGMRLVRDR
- the pduL gene encoding phosphate propanoyltransferase → MTTNKVSVGVSGRHVHVSREHLDVLYGQGYQLQPMKDLSQPGQYAAKELVDLVTEKGTFKNVRILGPERKQTQIELALTDSIKLGINPPVRDSGDLKGSPGLTISGPKGQVTITEGVIIAGRHIHMTPDDAAKFGVKDKDIVKVKTGGPRAVIFDQVLVRVNPAYSLELHIDTDEGNAAMLKNGEIVEVIK
- a CDS encoding 3-methyl-2-oxobutanoate dehydrogenase subunit VorB, with protein sequence MAEKVLMKGNEAIGEAAIVAGCRHYFGYPITPQTELTEYMAKRMPLVNGVFLQAESEVAAINMVYGAAGAGARVMTSSSSPGFSLKQEGISYAAGAELPCVIVNVMRGGPGLGSIQPGQADYFQSTKGGGHGDYRNIVLAPNSVQELVDVTVLAFDLADQYRNPVLILGDGALGQMMEPVEFKASQSKAPEKPWAATGMKKRSQPNVINSLYLQPDALEKHNIRLQEKYSLIQKNEIRYEQLMTEDAELVLVAYGITSRIVRSAMEKARKNGMKVGLFRPISLWPFPEEALQRIASRVKMLLTVELSAGQMVEDVRLAANGQCPVYFFGRTGGIIPSPQAVYDQIVTTYKKGGK
- a CDS encoding adenosylhomocysteinase, which translates into the protein MDSIVRDMKLAPPGHDKINWVKEHMPVLNQLNAELGHSKPLAGKRLVITMHLEAKTAYLGIVLKNAGANVAVTGSNPLSTQDDVAAALAEHGVQVYAWHNTTAEEYERFLHKALDIKPDIVIDDGGDLVSLLHGERSELAANILGGCEETTTGVMRLRALAGEGKLKFPMMAVNDAYCKYLFDNRYGTGQSTWDGIMRTTNLTVTGKTVVIAGYGWCGKGVAMRAKGLGANVLITEVDPIKAIEAAFDGFGVTDMGDAAKRGDIFITVTGCKDVIREEHFKVMKSGAILANAGHFDVEINKNDLNKLAHSRRVVRKNIEEFALADRKLYLLAEGRLVNLAAGDGHPTEIMDLSFAVQALSVLHILANHREMSGQVYRVPYEIDQKIAALKLEAMGIRTDQLTPEQKHYLSHA
- a CDS encoding sulfide/dihydroorotate dehydrogenase-like FAD/NAD-binding protein, giving the protein MYPILEKRELSPSVKLFVVQAPAIAKKCQPGQFIILRMDEAGERIPLTIADFNRQKGTITLIFQEVGCSTRHLGRLGAGDSILDVAGPLGQATHIEKFGTVVCIGGGIGVAPVYPIARAYHEAGNKVISIIGARNAELLIMEDEMRQVSESLHITTDDGSKGRKGLVIDPLKELIAAGEDIRLVMAIGPVIMMKSVAEVTRPHSIKTLVSLNPIMVDGTGMCGGCRVSVANKNKFACVDGPEFDGHEVDFVGLMARQRMYHEAERIEREAGSCSCHH